The DNA region GAGGCGATCAGCGAAATACCGGGGCCGCGAAATGCAGATGCATTCTAGGCGGACTAGAAATTTCTCAAAAAAGCCCTTGCTTTGAATCCACGTATTCATTGTGTGCTTTTAATTCCTACTAACTTTATCAACAAACTTATCGGCCATGTCTTCTCCTGCCACTAAATCACCCGCCATCCTTGGTTCCGTCCCTGACTGGCTCGATATCGTTCGCAACAAAGTCGAAGGCCTCAGCTTTGGGGTCGTTCAGATAGTCGTCCACGACCGAAAAGTCACGCAGATCGAGCGTACTGAAAAGACGCGTCTCGATAGCTCTGCGACCGATTCCCTGCGC from Nibricoccus aquaticus includes:
- a CDS encoding YezD family protein; protein product: MSSPATKSPAILGSVPDWLDIVRNKVEGLSFGVVQIVVHDRKVTQIERTEKTRLDSSATDSLRRRENY